A single genomic interval of Corylus avellana chromosome ca10, CavTom2PMs-1.0 harbors:
- the LOC132163524 gene encoding uncharacterized protein LOC132163524, whose product MSMEAPATPGNASSSSSSSDNICNSASYGIQAAASNIIRGPLTGLLEYSGILGGRAGSSNSPETEYLQVDSNESFPVEGGEEEEEEEDDDDEEVSIRIIGAEHEHFSAHQHIPANPAHVSLSDLTNSASTRSYDVQRFVRWLEQILPFSLLLLLVFIRQHLQGFSVTLWIAAVMFKSNDILRKQTALKEERKISVLLSISLVFMLHVVCVYWWYRGNNLLYPFLLLPPKSIPPFWHAVFIITVNDIMVRHTAMAFKCILLIHYKNGRGRDYRKQGQMLTLAEYILLLYRALLPIPVWYKFFLNKEYGSLFSSLTTGLYLTFKLTSLVEKVQSLFAALRALSHKEVHYGSHATSEQVNAAGDLCAICQEKMHAPILLRCKHIFCEDCVSEWFERERTCPLCRALVKPADIKSYGDGSTSLFLQLF is encoded by the exons ATGTCGATGGAGGCCCCCGCAACACCCGgcaatgcttcttcttcttcttcctcttccgaCAATATTTGTAATTCTGCAAGTTACGGAATTCAAGCGGCGGCTTCCAATATCATACGGGGGCCACTGACTGGCCTGTTGGAGTATTCGGGTATTTTGGGAGGAAGAGCAGGCAGCTCCAATTCTCCGGAAACAGAGTACCTGCAAGTTGATAGTAATGAATCTTTCCCAGTGGAGgggggggaggaggaggaggaggaggaggacgaCGACGACGAGGAGGTCTCCATCAGGATTATTGGTGCAGAGCACGAGCATTTCTCTGCTCATCAACACATTCCCGCAAATCCAGCACATGTATCGCTATCGGATCTCACTAATTCTGCAAGCACCAGAAGCTACGATGTCCAGCGCTTCGTCCGCTGGTTAGAGCAGATTCTCCCTTTCTCTTTGCTTCTTTTGCTCGTCTTCATTCGTCAACATCTCCAAG GTTTTTCTGTCACTCTTTGGATCGCTGCCGTCATGTTCAAATCTAATGATATTCTACGGAAGCAGACCGCTCTTAAG GAAGAGAGGAAAATCTCTGTTCTCCTAAGCATTTCTCTGGTGTTTATGCTTCATGTCGTTTGTGTTTATTGGTGGTATCGGGGTAATAATCTGCTCTACCCGTTCCTATTACTTCCCCCTAAATCAATACCTCCTTTTTGGCATGCTGTGTTCATCATCACGGTAAATG ACATTATGGTGCGACATACAGCAATGGCCTTCAAATGTATACTTTTGATACATTACAAGAATGGTAGAGGCCGGGATTACCGTAAACAG GGTCAAATGCTAACTCTTGCTGAGTATATCTTGCTGCTCTACCGTGCTTTGTTGCCTATACCTGTTTGGTATAAgttctttttaaataaagaatatgGAAGCCTTTTTTCTTCGTTAACTACAGGGTTATATTTAACCTTCAAGCTTACATCACTTGTGGAGAAG GTCCAATCCCTATTTGCTGCATTGAGAGCCTTGTCACATAAGGAGGTGCATTACGGGTCTCATGCCACGTCTGAACAA GTAAATGCAGCAGGGGATCTCTGTGCAATCTGCCAGGAGAAGATGCATGCTCCGATTTTGCTTCGCTGTAAACACATATTCTGCGAAGACTGTGTATCAGAATG GTTCGAGCGAGAAAGAACATGCCCGTTGTGCCGGGCATTGGTAAAACCAGCCGATATCAAATCTTATGGTGATGGATCAACCAGTTTGTTTTTGCAGCTATTTTAA
- the LOC132163525 gene encoding uncharacterized protein LOC132163525, whose protein sequence is MSYRRGQQGTISRHSAIIVDEDDGDGEEEEEEEEEEEEEEAKRPIQRPQALRPSSSLAAKAIRASSAYRDSSLSSAYGHSVLSPSSSSSSRSPNPTTGSSSPSVSGTVQDSKPYEYTSMKSLNESKHGFWGALARKAKAILDEDTAPQQVQTPERTRQHMHGTETMGKYQNSNNSDESHQKMDSPKLQKKGLGAIASSLNYIGGTIGNALEEGLTIMESRTADIIQETRKHIKKKPSGSEVQSQAPNHSSQWQQPQMQTDQELQLKASRDVAMAMAAKAKLLLRELKTVKSDLAFAKERCAQLEVENKILRENRERGSNPEDDDLIRLQLETLLAEKARLAHENSVYARENRFLREVVEYHQLTMQDVVYLNEGTEEVTEVYPIMAPSGSNLISISSSSSSPQLPSSLPPGAVPK, encoded by the exons atgtCGTATAGAAGGGGGCAGCAGGGAACAATATCAAGGCATTCCGCCATCATAGTGGACGAGGATGATGGTGAcggtgaagaagaagaggaggaagaagaagaagaagaggaagaagaagcaaaacgACCAATTCAGAGGCCTCAGGCTCTTCGCCCTTCATCATCGCTGGCGGCCAAGGCCATAAGAGCATCTTCCGCCTATCGCGACTCCTCCCTCTCCTCTGCCTACGGCCACTCtgttctctctccctcctcctcctcctcttcccgCTCTCCCAACCCAACTACCGGATCTTCTTCTCCCTCTGTCTCCGGGACCGTCcag GATTCAAAACCCTATGAGTACACATCAATGAAAAGTTTGAATGAATCCAAGCATGGGTTTTGGGGTGCTCTCGCTAGAAAAGCTAAAGCGATTCTTGACGAAGATACTGCGCCCCAACAAGTTCAAACACCTGAAAGGACAAGGCAACACATGCATGGTACAGAGACAATGGGCAAG TACCAAAATTCAAATAACTCAGACGAGAGCCATCAAAAAATGGACAGTCCTAAACTACAGAAGAAGGGGTTGGGTGCCATTGCATCTTCTCTTAATTATATTGGTGGCACCATTGGTAATGCCTTAGAG GAGGGTCTTACTATCATGGAGAGCCGGACTGCAGACATTATTCAAGAAACTCGTAAGCATATCAAGAAAAAGCCCAGTGGTTCTGAGGTACAGAGTCAGGCGCCAAATCATTCTAGTCAATGGCAACAACCCCAGATGCAAACTGATCAAGAACTTCAGCTGAAGGCATCTCGCGAC GTTGCAATGGCCATGGCTGCAAAAGCAAAGCTTCTTCTTCGGGAGTTGAAGACTGTCAAATCAGATCTGGCTTTTGCAAAGGAGCGATGTGCTCAGCTGGAggtagaaaataaaattcttcGGGAGAATCGTGAAAGGGGAAGCAACCCAGAAGATGATGATTTG ATTCGGCTTCAACTTGAAACACTTTTGGCAGAGAAGGCTAGATTGGCACATGAAAACTCGGTTTATGCACGGGAGAATCGCTTCCTGAGGGAGGTTGTTGAGTACCACCAGCTCACCATGCAGGATGTTGTCTACTTGAATGAAGGCACTGAAGAGGTCACCGAAGTCTACCCCATCATGGCTCCCTCAGGGTCGAATCTAATCTCTATttcctcatcatcttcatcgCCACAACTACCCTCTTCACTTCCTCCTGGGGCTGTCCCCAAGTGA